CGGCGTAGATTTGCGCGGCGCGCACGAACAGGGCGCGTGTTGCCGGGGTGCGAGGGCGATCTGTCAGGGCGCTGGTTTCGCCCATCTTGCGCAGATCGCGCATGAGGACGAAGGCGTTGCCATAGCGCGCGGTGACACGGTCCACGTCGGAGACCGGCAGGGCGAAGCCCGCCCGTCCCATGAGGCCGGCCATGTCGAACGCGTCGGCAAACGGCGAGACGCGCGGGTGGGCGCCGCCCTTGAGCTCGCTTTCCGCCGCCAGCAGGGCCTGGCGCAGCTCGGTCAGGGTCGCCCCGCCCAGCATAGCCCCGGCGAAGAAGCCGTCGGGCTTGAGGGCGTGATTGATCTGGATCAGCGCGCCCACGAGATCATTGGTCCAGTGCAGCGACAGGCAGGAGAGAACGAGGTCCACGCTCTCGGGCGCGATGGGCAGGGCTTCTTCATCGAGACACAGCGCCGGATGTGATGACAGAGCGGCCATGGCCGGGGAGATGTCGGCTTCGATCAGCGTGCCGATCTTGGCGGCGGCTTCGGGACGGTGTTTCAGCGCGCGCCCCACCGCCCCGCCGCCGCCGAGCACCAGCGCGACCGGAAAATCACGCGAGACGCTTTCCACACGGTCGAGGAGATCATCGGCGACTCGCGCATGAAGGAAGTTATAGGCTATAAATTCGCCTGCAGCGCGATTGCGGCGGGCGCGCACCAGCGCCCGGTCGAACAGGCGCGGCGCACCGGGCGAGGCAGTGGCGGAGGGCGGGGGTGAAGCAGCCATGGGGCGGATATGCACGCTTTGGCGCGGCGGGCAAAGCCGGGGCTGCGCTCGGGCGCCTGCTCGATCTGATCTGGCCACCGCTCTCGCCCCTGTCAGGGCGGCCGGTGAGCGAGCCGGGATTGCTGGACCCGGACGACTGGGCGCGCATCCGGTTTCTCGCGCCGCCCTGGTGCGCGTCGTGCGGTGTGCCCTTCGCCTATCCCAGCGCCCCGGACATGATCTGCCCGGCCTGTCATGCGCGGGCGCCGGTTTATGACCGGGCGCGCTCGGCGTTTGTCTATGAGGCGTCCAGCCGGGCGCTGGCGCTGGGGCTGAAGCATGCCGGGCGTACGGACGGGCTTGCCGCCTTCGGCCGCTGGATGGCGCGCGCGGGGGCGGAGTTCCTGCCCGGCGCCGATGCGCTGATCCCGGTGCCGCTGCATCGGCGGCGGCTGCGTCAGCGCCGGTTCAACCAGTCGCTCCTGCTGGCCCAGGCCGTGTCGCGCGCCAGCGGCGTGCCGGTGGACCCCCATATATTGATGCGAGTGCGGGCGACTCCGACGCAAGGGGGCCTCAGCGCCGGGGGGCGGACGCGCAATGTGGCCGGGGCGTTCGCGGTGCGGGCGGGACACGCAGAGACGATCAAGGGCAAGCGCCTCGTGCTCATTGACGACGTCCACACCACCGGCGCCACGCTGGAGGCGTGCGCGCGCACGCTGAAACGCGCTGGCGCCGCCTCGGTATGCGCCGTGACATTGGCGCGCGTTGTGAAACCGGTGAACCTCCTTAAATAAGGGAGATCAGCACCGGAGTTCGCCGTCATGGCCGTCACCATCTATACCCGCCCCTTCTGTCCCTATTGCGTGCAGGCGGTGGATTTGCTCAAGAAGAAGAATGTGGGTTTCGAGGAGATCGAGGCCGGTTTTGATCCGCAGAAGAAAGCGGAGATGGTCGAACGCGCCGGCGGCGCGCGCACCTTTCCGCAGATTTTTATCGGGGATGTTCACGTGGGCGGGTGTGACGACATGATGGCGCTGGAACGCCGGGGCAAGCTGGACGCCCTGCTGGCCGAGGCCAAAGACGCATGAGCCGGGTGAAGATCGCCCTCATCCAGATGCGCTCCGGCGTCGATCCGGCGCGCAATACCGATGATGCCGGCGCGATGATCCGCGAAGCTGCGGCCAATGGCGCGCGCCTCATTGTGACGCCCGAAGTCACCAATCTGGTCCAGCGCGATTCAGGCGAGTTGTTCGACGCCCTGCGCACGCCGGGCGAGGACCCGTCTCTGGTGCGCTTCTCCGATCTGGCCCAGACGCTGGGGATTGACCTCGTCGTCGGCTCGCTGGCTTTGCTGGGTCCGGACGGGCGGGCTGTGAACCGCTCCTGCCTGTTCGGTCCCGATGGCGCGCTGAAAGCGTTTTACGACAAGATCCACATGTTTGATGTGTCGCTGGGCGCAGGCGAGGAATATTCGGAGTCGGAAAATTATGCACCGGGCGACCGGGCGGTGATGGCGGACGCGGCGGGCCTGAAGCTCGGCCTGACCATCTGCTATGACGTGCGCTTTGCGTATCTGTACCGGCGCCTGGCCAAGGCCGGCGCCAATGTCATGACCGTGCCCAGCGCCTTCACCCGGCCCACGGGCCGGGCCCACTGGGAGGTGCTGCTGCGCGCGCGCGCCATCGAGACCGGCAGCTTCGTGCTGGCGCCCGCCCAGGGCGGCAAGCATGAGGACGGGCGCAAGACCTGGGGCCATTCCATGGTGGTGGGGCCCTGGGGCGAAATCATCGCGCAGCTGGCCCATGACGAGCCCGGGATATTGTACGCCGAGATCGACCCGGAAGAATCGCGCGATGCCCGCAGGCGCATCCCGGCGCTGAAAGGCGACCGGGAGATGTCCGGCCCATGATCCGCTACGCCCTGGCGTGTGAGGACGACCACGGCTTCGAGGCGTGGTTCTCCAGCTCTGACGCCTATGACGACCAGGTGGCGCGGGGACTGGTGGAATGTCCCCATTGCGGCTCCACGCAGGTGCGCAAACAGATCATGGCCCCGGCGGTGCGCACTTCGCGCTCGAAAGAGGGGCGCTCGAAAGAGGGGCGCTGCAGAGAGGCGCGTGAGACGGTTCGCCCTGACGCGCCAGGCAGCACCCCGGGCGCCGCGCCTAGCATCAATGCGCCAGCCGAGTTCGAGGCGGTGGCGCGCAAGGTGCGCGCCCATATCCGCAGCCACTATGATTATGTGGGCGAGGATTTCGCCAGACAGGCCCGCGCCATCCATGCCGGCGACGCGCCACAGCGCCTGATCTATGGCGAGACCACCCCGGCTGAACGCGAGCGGCTGAGCGAAGAGGGCGTGCCCTGCGCGCCGCTGCCCGAACCGTTCGCGCCGGCGCCGGCCAAGAAGGCCAACTGAGCCGGGCGGTTCACCGGAAACGCCCTAGCCGATCATCCCGCGCTTGATCAGCTGCTCGATGACCTCTTCAGCCGCAGCCTCCGCAGTCAGATCAGCAGTCCTGAGGTGCAGCTCGGGCTTTTCGGGGGTCTCGTACGGGCTGTCAAAGCCGGTGAAATTCTTGATCTCGCCGGCCTGCGCCTTGCGGTAGAGGCCTTTGGGGTCGCGCTGGATGCACAGCTCCAGCGGCGCATCCACGAAGACCTCGATAAACTCGCCTGGCTCCATGAGCTCGCGCACCATCATGCGCTCGGCGCGGAAGGGCGAGATGAAGGAACAGGTGACGATGATCCCTGAATCCACGAACAGGCGGGCCACCTCGCCGATGCGGCGGATATTCTCCACCCGGTCCACATCGGTGAAGCCCAGATCCCGGTTCAGCCCATGGCGGATATTGTCGCCGTCCAGCGAATAGGTGTGGCGGCCGATGGCGGCCAGCTTCTGCTCCACCAGATTGGCGATGGTCGACTTGCCCGCGCCCGACAGGCCGGTGAACCACAACACCGCCGGCTTCTGGCCCTTGAGCTCTGACCGGCGTGACTTGGTCACGTCCATGGCGTGGGAATGCACATTGCTCGCCCGGCGCAGGGAGAAGGCGATCATGCCCGCCGCCACGGTCTGCTGGGTGAAGCGGTCAATGAGGATGAAAGCGCCGGTCTCGCGCAGCTCCGCATAGGGGTCGAAAGCGATGGCGCGCGAGGTGGACAGGTTGCACACGCCGATCTCGTTGAGCTGCAGGCTCACGCCCGGCTCGCGCTCGAACGTGTTGACGTTGAGCTTGTGTTTCAGCGTGGTCACCGAGACCGGGGTGACCTGGCCGCCGGCCTTGAGCAGATAGGTGCGGCCGGGGATCATCTCCTCCTCGGCCATCCACAGAATCTCGGCGGCGAACTGGTCCGACACGTCCGGCCGGCCCTTGGCGTCCGCCAGCATGTCGCCGCGCGCAATGTCGATCTCGCGGTCCAGCACCAGCGTCACGGCCTGACCCGCTTCGGCATGATCCAGATCGCCATCGGCGGTGACGATACGCGCGACCTTCGCGGTCTTGCCGCTCTGGGCCGCCACGATCTCGTCGCCTGGCGCCACGCGGCCGCCGGCGATGGACCCGGTGAAGCCGCGGAAATCCAGATTGGGCCGGTTGACCCACTGCACCGGCATGCGGAACGGGTGATCCACCGCCTCGGCGGCGTCGGTCTCGACGCTTTCGAGATGCTCCATCAGGGTCGGCCCGTCATGCCAGGCCATGTTGGCCGAGCGGGCGAAGATATTGTCGCCATAGCGCGCCGAGATCGGGATCGGGGTGATGGTGTCGAAACCCAGCTCTTCGGCGATGCGCAGATAGTCGGACACGATCTCGTGGAAGCGCGCGCGCGAATAGCCGGCCAGATCCATCTTGTTGATCGCCACCACTGCGTGGCGGATGCCCATCATGTCGGCGATATAGGTGTGCCGGCGGGTCTGGGTCAGCACGCCGCGGCGCGCATCGACCAGGATGATGGCCAGATCCGCCGTCGAGGCGCCGGTGGCCATGTTGCGCGTGTACTGTTCGTGGCCGGGCGTGTCGGCGACGATAAATTTGCGCTTTTCGGTGTTGAAGAAGCGGTAGGCGACATCGATGGTGATGCCCTGCTCGCGCTCGGCTTCCAGGCCGTCGAGCAGTAGGGCGAAATCAATCTCGTTCTCGCCAGTGGTGCCGTGCTTCTTCGAATCCTTTTCCAGCGTCCGGATCTGGTCTTCGAACAGGAGCTTGGAATCGTACAGCAGCCGGCCGATCAGGGTGGACTTGCCGTCATCCACCGAGCCGCAGGTGATAAAGCGCAGCACGCCGCGCTCGCCCGCGCGCGTGAGCCGGTCCAGCAGGGCGGCGCGTTCAGGGGAGATAGCGGCCATGATCAGAAATACCCCTCACGCTTTTTCTTCTCCATGGAGCCCGCCTCGTCGTGGTCGATCAGCCGCCCCGAACGCTCCGAGGTGCGCGCGGTGAGCATTTCCAGAACGATGGCCTCTATGGTGTCGGCGCCGGACTCGATGGCGCCGGTGAGCGGATAGCAGCCGAGCGTCCGGAAGCGAATCTGGCGCATTTGCGGGGTTTCACCGGCTTGAAGCGGGAAGCGGTCGTCATCGACCATGAGAATTTGCCCGTCACGCTCCACCACCGGCCGTTTGGCGGCGAGGTAGAGCGGCACGATCGGGATGTCGTCCTCCAGGATGTATTGCCAGATATCCAGCTCGGTCCAGTTGGACAGCGGGAACACCCGGATGGACTCGCCCTGGCGGATGCGCGTGTTGTAAGTGCGCCACAGCTCCGGGCGCTGATTGCGCGGGTCCCACCCATGATGGCCGTCTCGGAAGGAGAAGATGCGCTCCTTGGCGCGGCTCTTCTCCTCATCGCGGCGCGCCCCGCCGAAGGCGGCGTCATAGCGGTGCCGGGTCATCGCGGCGCGCAGCGCTTCGGTCTTCATCACCTGGGTGTGCAGGTTGGAGCCGGATGCAAACGGGTTAATGCCGCGCTTCAAGCCCTCTTCATTGATCTCTACACGCAATTCCAGCCCCAGCGCATCGGCCAGGGCGTCGCGATAGGTGATCATGTCGCGGAACTTCCAGGTGGTGTCCACGTGCTGCAGCGGGAAGGGCGGGCGCGAGGGATAGAAGGCTTTGAGCGCCAGATGCAGCATCACCGCTGAATCCTTGCCGATGGAGTAGAGCATGACGGGGCGCTCGAACTCGGCGGCCACCTCACGCATGATGTGGATGGATTCAGCTTCCAGGGCGGCGAGATGCGGCGACAAGGGGCGCTCGCGCGGCCGGGGCGCGGTGAAGCGCGCGGCATAGCTGCGAATCTGGCTGGCGATATCGCTCATGAGCCCCCCGTCATCCCGTGACTGTGGTGTGTTAGCCTCGCAGGCGCAGCAAGGAAAGCCCCTTCGCGCTGCACTACCGGCGTGGACGCACATCCGGCGCCCGGGTGAGCAGGTTCAGCGGGTTCCAGTTGAGCCGGCGCGCAAAGCCCAGGGGCGTGACGACGCGCCGGGCCTGCAGCGCGCGGCGTTTGATCATCAGGTCAGGCCAGCCGGCCAGCGCATCGCGCAAGGCCCGGCCGAACAGGGTGAACTGGCCGAAGCGCAGCGCGGACAACCAGAGCAGGGCGGTCATCGCGATATGACCCGGCGCCAGCACCCAGACCAGCCAGCCGGGCGTGACCTTGAAGAACGTCCACAGCCGGTTGCGCGCGCCGTGAAAAGTGGCGAAGGGCGACCGGCGACCGGTGGAGGAATACCCCACATGGCTGACCGCCGCATCACGCACCTGAACCGCCGTGTGGCCCAGAAGCTGCGCACGCGCGGCGAAATCCACGTCCTCCACATAGCAGAAATAGGCCTCGTCGAACCCGCCCAGCGCCTCGAACACATCGCGCCGGATCAATGCCGCAGCCCCGCAAGGTCCGAACACCTCACCCTCGGGCGGCGGCTGGATCGCCCGGCCATAGCCGGCACGGTAGGGCAGGCCGCTGCAGTGATACACATCCCCGCACCCGTCCAGCTTGCCCGGCGAGCCGTGGGCGCGCTGGGTGCAGCCAAACAGCGCCGCCTCCGGCCAGCGCGCCGCGGCGGCCATCATCTGTTCCAGCCAGTCCGGATCGGGATAGGCGTCGGGATTGAGCAGGAGCAGCCAGCGCGTCTGCGCGCCGCGCGCCAACAGATTATTGCCGCCCGCGAACCCCAGATTGGTTTCGCTCTCGATATGCTCCACCCAGTCCGGCACGCTGGCGGCCTCGATCTTTTCTCCCTCCGGCGAGCCGTTCTCGAGCAGCCGCACCCGCGCCGGGCGCAGGGTCTGGGCCGCCAGAGTCTCAATCACCAGCGGCAGGGTCGCCCGGCTGCGATAGGCGACGATCAGGATGGTAACATCAGCGGTCGGGGTCGGGGCGGCGGAGCTCATGCCCGTTTGATGCGCGCGCACGCGCGTTCGGTCAATGGCGGGGGAGCCCACTGGCGCGGGCAGGCCGGGCAGGGCTAGGTTGGCGCGATGCTGACCCGCGCCGCCCCGCCCGCGACCCTGACGCGTGATCTCGTGCTTGTCGGGGGCGGGCATGCCCATGCACTGGTGCTGAAACGCTGGGGGATGGCGCCGCTGCCCGGTGCGCGCGTGACGCTGATCCATCCCGGCGCCACCGCGCCCTATACCGGCATGCTGCCCGGTCATGCAGCGGGGCGCTACACGCTCGATGAACTGGAGATCGATCTGGTGCGGCTCGCCCGCTTCGCCGGGGCGCGGCTGGTGTCGGGCATGGCGCAGGGCATCGATCCGGACGCGGGGTTGGTGCACGTGACGGGGCGTGCGCCGGTGCGCTTTGACGTGTTGTCGCTGGATATCGGCATTTCGGGCGCCATCCCCGATGCCCCCGGCGCGCAGCACATCCTCGCCGCCAAGCCGCTGGACGTGTTCGCAGCGCGCTGGGGTGGGTTCATCCGGGCGGTGCAAGCGGGCCATGCCCGTGCGGAGGTCTGCGTTATCGGCGCGGGCGCCGCCGGGGTGGAGCTGGCGCTGGCGGCGATGCACCGTTTGAAAACATTGGACGCGCCGGACATGTCCGTCTCGCTGGTCGAGGCGCGGTCTGGCATCGTCGCAGACCTGCCCGGCGGGCCGCGCCGCGCTTTGGTGCGGGCGCTGGAGCGCGCAGGCGTGCGCGTGATCACGGGCGCCCGCATCGCGCAGGTCAGCGGCGAAGCCGTCACCCTCGCCGATGGAACCCGCCTGCCCTCCGCCCTGACCCTGTCCGCCGCCGGGGCGCGGCCTCATGGCTGGCTGGGTGAGACCGGGCTGGCCCTCAATGAGGGTTATGTGGCGGTGGATGCGCATTTGCGCAACACCTCCCACCGGAATGTGTTCGCCAGCGGCGATTGCGCCCACCTGACCCACGCGCCCCGGCCCAAGGCGGGCGTCTATGCCGTGCGCGCCGCGCCGGTACTGGCGCGCAATCTGGAAACCGTCTTGCGCGGGACGGGACAGCTGGAGCGCTTCGCGCCCCAGGGCGATTATCTGCGCCTCATTTCGCTCGGCGGCCAGCGCGCGCTGGCGGCGCGCAACGGGTTCAGCCTTTCCGGCGGCTGGGTCTGGCGCTGGAAGGACCGGATCGACCGCGACTTCATGGAGGGTCTGAGCGAGCTGCCCCTCATGGCGCCCCCGGCCCTGCCCTCGCGGGCGGCGGCGGGACGCGACGCGGACGCCCCGCCCTTGTGCGGCGGCTGCGGCGCCAAGGCGGGGCGCGCGGCTTTGGCGAGCGTCCTGTCGTCCCTGCCCGCGCCGACCCGCGCAGACCTGCTCGCCGGGCCGGGCGATGACGCGGCGGTGCTGGTCCATGGGAGCGGCGTTCAGGTGATCACCACCGATCATGTGCGCGCCTTCACCGATGATCACGGCCTTCTGACGCGCATCGCCGCGGTGCATGCGCTGGGCGATGTGTGGGCCATGGGCGCCGCGCCCCAGGCGGCGCTGGCCCAGATCATATTGCCGCCCATGAGCACGGCCCTGCAGGCCTCCACCCTCACCGAAATCCTCGCCGAGGCGCGCGCCGTGCTGCGCGCCGCCGGGGCCGAGCTGGCGGGCGGGCATACCAGTATCGGGGCCGAGCTGACCATCGGCTTCACGATCACGGGGCTGGCGGACAAGCCGGTGCGCCAGACCAGCGCGAAGGCCGGCGATGTGCTGATCCTGACCAAACCTGTTGGAACCGGGGTGATCCTGGCCGCCGAGATGCGTCTCATAGCGCGCGGGCGCGATGTGATGGCGGCGCTGGACATGATGGCGCGGCCCCAGGGACGCGCCGCCGCGATCCTCGCCCAAGCCGCCAGCGCCATGACCGATGTGACGGGATTTGGCCTGGCCGGGCATCTGGCCAGCCTTCTGGGACCTGAGGGTCCGGGCGCGGATCTGGTTCTGGACGCTGTGCCGGTGCTGTCCGGCGCGCTGGAGCTGGCGGGCGCAGGCGTGCGCTCATCCCTGTTTGAAGATAATCAGGCCGGCGCCGGGCCGGTGGATGCACCCTCAGGGCCCCTGCGCGACCTGCTCTTCGATCCCCAGACGTCGGGCGGTCTGCTGGCCGCTGTGCCCGCTGAACACGCAGACGCCGCGCTGGCCGCGCTGCACGAAGCAGGCGAACCGGCCTGGCGCATCGGCGGCGTGAGTGGCGATTTTGCAGGCGTCCGGGCGCGGTGAGCCGGGCGCCCTAAGGCGCATCCCCGTCCAGCGTATCAGGCATGACCACAGTCAGCCAGCCGCCGGCCAGGTCCACATGGGGGACGGCCTCGCGGGTGAAGGGGGCGTAGGTGAGGCCGCCCGGTCCGGTTATTTCCAGCACATCGCCGGCGCCGAAATCCTGCACCGCGCGCACCCGGCCCATGGGCGTTCCGTCCGCATCGCGGGCCTCAAGGCCAATGAGGTCAGCGTGGTAGAACTCGTCCTCGTCCGGCGGCGGCAGCACGGCGCGCGGCACGTGCAGGAGCGTGCCCTTCATGGCCATGAGCTGTTCGCGGGTGAGGTTTCCGCGCACGCTCGCAATCACGAAACCGCCTGCGCCGGGCTTGGCCTTGACCGGGGTGAGCACGGGTTTCCCCGACGCGTCCAGAAACGCGCCATAGCTGCACACCAGCGCCGGATCGCCGAACGCCTTGATCTTCGCCTCGCCGCGCACCCCGTGGGCGCCGGCCAGGGCGGCGATGACGATCAGCTCCGGTGACGGATCGGCGGTCTTTTTTGTCATGACGCAGGCTCAGCGCGGTGCGGCCCTGCGCCAAAAGCGCAGGGCCGGCGCGATGATCAGGCCTTGGTGTCTTCAGCCGGAGCCTCTTCAGCCGGGGCTTCTTCAGCGGCGGCGTCAGCGGCGGGCGCCTCTTCGGCGGCGGCTTCAGCCGGGGCTTCTTCAGCAGGGGCTTCCTCGACCGGGGCCTCTTCCACCGGAGCCGGAGCTTCGGCAGCGGCTTTGGCTTCGGCGGCGGCAGCGGCGCGGGCCTCTTCCTTCTCGGCGCGCTCGGCGGCGCGTTCCTTGGCATTGGCGCCCGGCTCGCCCTTTTTCAGGTTCTGGCCCGGCTTCCACTCCATCACGCCCGCAGCGGCGAGGAAGCGCGCGACGCGGTCGGTGGGCTGGGCGCCCTTCTTGATCCAGTCGGCGGCTTTCTCGGTGTCGAGGGTCACGCGGTTCTCGTGATCCTTGGGCAGCATGGGGTTATAGGTGCCGATCTTCTCGATGAAGCGGCCATCGCGCGGATTGCGGCTGTCAGCGACGACGATGCGGTAATAGGGGCGCTTCTTGGCGCCGCCACGGGCGAGACGGATTTTAACGGCCATGAGATTTTAAGTCCTTTGGTTGGTTGAATGTCAGCGTTTGGTTTTGCCGCCGGGCAGGCCGGGCAGACCCGGAAAGCCGCCGGAAGACGGCGGCTGTGACGATCCGCCAGCGCCCGGCAGGCCTGGCAGTCCACCCGCGCCCGAAGGCGCGCGTCCTTTGAGAAGATCGGCGGCGGCGGCGTCGAGGCCTGCGCCACCCATGCCCGGCCCGCCCATGCCCGGGGGCATCTTGCCGCCGCCCGGCATGCCGGGCAGGCCTTTGCCCTTGCCGGCCTTCTTCATCATGTCCGCCATCTGGCGGTGCATCTTGATCAGCTTGTTGACCTCGGGCACCTCCACGCCGGCGCCCTTGGCGATGCGGCGCTTGCGGCTGGCCTTGAGGATGTCCGGCTTGGCGCGCTCTTCGGGCGTCATCGACAGGATGATCGCCTCCTGGCGCGAGATGGCCTTGTCGTCAAAGCCAGACGCCGCGACCTGCGCCTTGGCCGCCTTGTTCATGCCGGGCATCATGCCCATGATCGAGGCGAGCCCGCCCATTTTCTTCAGCTGGGCCAGTTGCTGGCGGAAATCCTCCAGATCGAACTTGCCCTTGGCCATTTTGCGCGCGAGGCGCTCGGCCTGGTCCTGGTCCACCTCGGCGGCGGCTTTTTCCACCAGCGAGACGATGTCGCCGCGCCCCAGAATCCGGCCCGCCAGGCGGCGCGCATCAAAGGCGTCGAGCCCGTCGACCTTCTCGCTGACGCCGAGAAACTTGATCGGCAGGCCGGTGACCCAGCGCATGGACAGGGCCGCGCCGCCGCGCCCGTCGCCATCCATCCGCGTCAGCACCAGACCCGTCAGCGGCAGGCGCTCGTTAAAGCGGCGCGCCGTCTCCACCGCGTCCTGACCGGTCAGGGCGTCGGCCACCAGCAGCGTCTCGCGCGGGCGGGCGATGTCGGCGATGCGCGCGGCCTCGGCCATCATTTCTTCATCGATGGAGGTGCGCCCGGCCGTATCCAGGATCACCACGTCAAAGCCCTGAAGGCGCGCCGCGCTCATGGCGCGCTTGGCGATTTCGGTTGCCGACTGGCCCTTCACGATGGGCAGGCAGGCGACGCCCGCCTTTTCGGCCATCTGGGCCAGCTGCTCCATCGCCGCCGGACGGCGCGTATCGAGCGAGGCGACCAGGACCTTTTTCTTCTCGCGCGATGTCAGGCGTAGGGCGAGCTTGGCCGTGGTGGTGGTCTTGCCCGAGCCCTGAAGGCCCGCCATCAGGATCGCCACAGGCGGCTCGCCGCCCAGCGACAGGCCTTCGGGCTCGCCCTCGCCGCCCAGCAGCACCACCAGCTCGTCATGGACGATCTTGACCACTTGCTGGCCGGGCGCCACGGCGCGGATGACGCGCTCGCCCACCGCCTCGGCGCGCACCCGGCTCATGAAGTCCTTCACCGCCGGCAGGGCCACATCGGCCTCCAGCAGCGCCACACGGATCTCGCGCAGGGCCGCGTCCACGTCCTTCTCAGAGAGCGCGCCGCGCCCCGTGAGCTGGTCGAAAACGCCGGACAGGCGGTCGGTCAACGTGTCGAACATTCAAAGCCCTTCAATAGCCGCTCATGTCCCTGAAGCCGCGCCGGCAAGCGCACACGCCGCAACAACCCCGCTGGACGCAACGCGTCGAGCCTGGGTGTCTCGCCGGCCTCCAGGAGGGTGTCCCGCGCTTTTGCGGGCTCCGTGTGCCGGTGATGACGAGCGGTAAGCCGGTCGCTTCAGAGAACCCGCGGGGGATAGGGGGAGATAGGGGGAGAGTCAAGGGAGAGGGGGGATTTCCCCCTACCCCGCCACCTTCTTCAGCCGCTCGCGCAGCTCGGCCATCACGTATTCATTGCCTGCGGCGATGTCGCCGGTTTCCAGCACGTCGCCGGTTTCCTCGATGGCGCCGGCGAAGCCGCCCGCTTCACGCATCATGACGATGCCGGCTGCGATGTCCCAGGGCTTCAGCCCGCGCTCCCAGAAGCCGTCAAACCGGCCCGCCGCCGTCCAGGCCAGATCCAGCGAGGCCGCGCCATAGCGGCGGATGCCGGCGCACATGGGCATGATGGCGTGCAGTTCCTTCAGGGCGCGGGCATGGCCGGTCTTGCCGAAAAAGGGCAGGCCGGTGGCGATGACGCAGTCCTGGAAGTGGCGGCGCTCGGCGACGCGCAGGCGGCGATCATTGACATAGGCGCCGCGGCCCTTTTCGGCGTGGAACAGATCGTCAGTGGCGGGATTATAGATCACGCCCGCGATCAGCTCGCCCTCGCGCTCCAGCGCCACGGAGATGGCGAAATGGGGCTGGGCGTGGGTGAAATTCGTGGTGCCGTCCAGCGGATCGACGATCCAGCGGTGGGAGCGGTCCGTGCCGTCCACCGCGCCGCGCTCCTCCATCAGGAAGCCATAGCCGGGGCGGCCGCGCGACAGCTCGGCGAACAGGATCTCTTCCGATTTGAGATCGGCGGCGGTGACGAAATCGGCGGGGCCCTTGCGCGAGACCTGCAAATGCTCGACCTCGTTGAAGTCGCGCACCAGCTTGCGGCCCGCCTTGCGGACCGCGCCGGTCATCACCTGCATCAGGGCGGAGACATTTCCCATGGGCCTAGTCGGCCCGGCGCACGTATGTGCCGTCTTCGGTGGACACGACCACCTTTTCGCCCACGCCCACAAACGGCGGCACGGCGGATTTGACGCCGCCCGACAGCACGGCCGGCTTGTAGGAATTGGCCGCCGTCTGGCCCTTCACCACCGGCTCGGTCTCGACCACTTCCAGCTCCACATGGTTGGGCAGGGTGATGCCGATGGGCTTGTCCTCGTAGAGCTCGACCATCACCTTCATGCCGTCGGACAGGAAGGCGGCGCGCTCCTCGCTGACGAAATCGATGTGCAGGGAGATCTGCTCATAGGTTTCGGTGTTCATGAACACCAGCATCTCGCCCTCGGGGTAGAGATACTGATAATCGCGCTGCTCCAGGCGCACGCGCTCCACCTTGTCGGCCGAACGGAAGCGCTCATTGAGCTTGCGCCCGTCGAGAATGTTTTTCAGC
The window above is part of the Hyphomonadaceae bacterium ML37 genome. Proteins encoded here:
- the efp gene encoding elongation factor P; amino-acid sequence: MKINGNEIKPGMVIKHQETLWTAVKADHVKPGKGGAFAQVELKNILDGRKLNERFRSADKVERVRLEQRDYQYLYPEGEMLVFMNTETYEQISLHIDFVSEERAAFLSDGMKVMVELYEDKPIGITLPNHVELEVVETEPVVKGQTAANSYKPAVLSGGVKSAVPPFVGVGEKVVVSTEDGTYVRRAD